A genome region from Acidimicrobiales bacterium includes the following:
- a CDS encoding cation transporter, translated as MASQTFVVTGMTCDHCKWAVTTELRRLDGVTDVDVDLGTGTVTVAASRPLDRAELAAAIDEAGYELAS; from the coding sequence ATGGCCAGCCAGACGTTCGTCGTCACCGGGATGACCTGCGACCACTGCAAGTGGGCCGTCACCACCGAGTTGCGCCGGCTCGACGGCGTGACGGACGTCGACGTCGACCTCGGTACCGGAACCGTCACCGTCGCCGCCTCCCGCCCCCTCGACCGCGCCGAGCTGGCGGCGGCGATCGACGAAGCGGGCTACGAGCTGGCCTCATGA